A genomic region of Oryza glaberrima chromosome 1, OglaRS2, whole genome shotgun sequence contains the following coding sequences:
- the LOC127762197 gene encoding uncharacterized protein LOC127762197 has product MKGPVEVTFLDGDDDSDDDDRWYYSPRREAVLCIGDDLALVDVTFPVDDMDTNPWFRGIAQLCRGHRLRAPLVVGLVALRGRAPPYNWCPWDASGVRGHPRDPRNPIRCIAICVGGSHALVYQPCCDRGSSKYTGGVLPFSEGGCKMARLRAFLRDRRVTVACVGAREAAEKLAEEWEVDVARPVELTDLFARAFGKVAGVDAVKPPKEPEPDRRWMTTSALLRAEAKAEAEAAKEDHYSYSKRGRRPVAEVVKGLSMERMAHVALGPEMRLAPWPEKAAVADWGSCYLEKSDWKYAARDAYLCFEIAAVCLQKLGAPVGN; this is encoded by the coding sequence atgaAGGGCCCCGTGGAGGTCACCTTcctggacggcgacgacgacagcgacgacgacgaccggtgGTACTACAGCCCCAGGAGGGAGGCCGTCCTCTGCAtcggcgacgacctcgcccTCGTCGACGTCACCTTCCCCGTGGACGACATGGACACCAACCCGTGGTTCCGGGGGATCGCGCAGCTGtgccgcggccaccgcctccgcgccccgctcgtcgtcggcctcgtcgcgctccgcggccgcgcgccgccctaCAACTGGTGCCCATGGGACGCGAGCGGCGTGCGCGGCCACCCGCGGGACCCCCGCAACCCCATCCGCTGCATCGCGATCTGCGTCGGCGGCTCCCACGCCCTCGTCTACCAGCCCTGCTGCGACCGCGGCAGCTCCAAGTACACCGGCGGCGTGCTGCCTTTCAGCGAGGGAGGCTGCAAGATGGCGCGGCTCCGCGCGTTCCTGCGCGACAGGCGCGTCACGGTGGCCTGCGTCGgcgcgcgcgaggcggcggagaagcTCGCGGAGGAGTGGGAGGTGGACGTGGCGCGGCCGGTGGAGCTCACGGATCTGTTCGCGCGCGCGTTCGGCAAGGTGGCCGGGGTGGACGCGGTGAAGCCGCCCAAGGAGCCGGAGCCGGATAGGCGGTGGATGACCACGTCGGCGCTCCTGAGGGCGGAGGCCaaggccgaggcggaggcggccaagGAGGACCACTACAGCTACAGCAAGCgcgggaggcggccggtggcggaggtggtgaAGGGGCTGAGCATGGAGCGCATGGCGCACGTGGCGCTCGGCCCGGAGATGCGGCTGGCGCCATGGCCGGAGAAGGCGGCCGTCGCGGACTGGGGCAGCTGCTACCTGGAGAAGAGCGACTGGAAGTACGCGGCGCGCGACGCCTACCTCTGCTTCGAGATCGCCGCCGTCTGCCTCCAGAAGCTCGGCGCGCCCGTCGGTAACTGA
- the LOC127781893 gene encoding ELF3-like protein 2 isoform X2, producing MPLFEPFNVPSNGPGHSVEKMNSNSVNRQINGSRKDSGMLSTQPKGIDKYGSGSRAECAPQQRVEKGIKSSSGKKLADDDEFIVPSVFSARFPQHSTKERAGVQEESTPLVALSPHKSPPAVSKSPTKCYNTVSKNLERINVSDVKSRGSPKDKETGPAQTLKNVEVEHFSSFEASKDMFGSRHAKVCPKTGTINDLDEPHLENSEHQATSRNGSSVKFQNPPVRRNTISAKPSPGIENTNGHYNLPQGGLKETGTKRKRLEAQDNAEKIDDLSDSSVECITAWEISPDEIVGAIGAKHFWKARRAIINQQRVFAAQVFELHKLVKVQKLIAASPHVLIEGDPCLGNALLASKKKLAEENLKAQPVLAATNDDVQPSLQEPELSKENSEENPPSPRDTAPVSGHHDQTAKISASKSNLRATPIASDNRQNNWGVQLQPQQNQWLIPVMSPSEGLVYKPYSGPCPPAGSILAPFYANCTPLRLPSTAGDFMNSAYGVPIPHQPQHMGAPGTPTMPMNYFPPFSVPVMNPVALASAVEQGRHPSMPQPYGNFEQHSRMSCNMSHPSGIWRFHASRDSEAQASSASSPFDRLQCGGSGPVSAFPTASAQNTQPQPSSGSRDNQTNVIRVIPHNNSQTASESAARIFRSIQMERQQDDS from the exons ATGCCTCTTTTTGAGCCATTCAATGTGCCTTCCAATGGACCTGGCCATTCTGTTGAAAAGATGAATTCAAATTCTGTCAACAGACAGATTAATGGTTCAAGAAAAGATTCGGGGATGTTATCCACTCAGCCTAAGGGCATTGATAAATATGGTTCAGGATCAAGGGCTGAGTGTGCCCCACAGCAAAGGGTGGAAAAGGGCATAAAGAGTTCTTCGGGAAAGAAattggctgatgatgatgaattcATTGTACCTTCTGTTTTCAGTGCCAGATTTCCTCAACATTCTACTAAAGAGCGTGCAGGGGTTCAAGAGGAGTCAACACCCCTTGTTGCTCTCAGTCCGCACAAAAGCCCTCCAGCAGTGTCCAAATCACCGACAAAGTGTTATAACACTGTTAGTAAGAACTTGGAGAGAATCAATGTTTCTGATGTGAAATCAAGGGGTTCTCCGAAAGACAAGGAGACAGGACCAGCACAAACATTGAAAAATGTGGAAGTTGAACATTTTTCATCATTTGAGGCATCCAAAGATATGTTTGGAAGCAGACATGCTAAAGTATGTCCTAAGACAGgcactataaatgatttggatgaGCCACATTTGGAAAACAGCGAGCATCAAGCGACAAGTAGAAACGGGAGTTCCGTGAAATTTCAGAACCCTCCAGTGAGAAGAAATACAATATCCGCTAAACCATCTCCTGGTATTGAAAATACCAATGGGCATTATAATTTACCTCAAGGAGGCTTAAAGGAAACTGGTACAAAGAGAAAAAGGTTGGAAGCACAGGATAATGCAGAGAAAATTGATGATTTGTCTGATTCCTCAGTGGAGTGTATAACTGCTTGGGAGATTTCTCCAGATGAAATTGTTGGTGCCATTGGTGCAAAGCATTTTTGGAAAGCAAGGCGGGCCATCATAAA TCAACAGAGGGTTTTTGCTGCCCAAGTTTTTGAGCTGCATAAGTTGGTAAAA GTGCAGAAGTTGATTGCAGCATCGCCACATGTACTTATTGAAGGTGATCCTTGCCTTGGCAATGCCTTGTTAGCTAGCAAGAAAAAATTGGCGGAAGAGAACTTGAAAGCTCAGCCTGTGTTAGCTGCAACCAATGATGATGTGCAGCCAAGTCTACAGGAACCAGAATTATCGAAAGAAAATTCTGAAGAGAACCCACCCTCTCCTCGTGATACTGCACCTGTCAGTGGTCATCATGATCAAACGGCAAAAATCAGTGCATCAAAAAGCAATCTTCGAGCTACACCCATTGCTTCTGATAATAGACAGAATAACTGGGGTGTTCAACTACAACCACAGCAGAATCAGTGGCTTATCCCTGTCATGTCTCCTTCAGAAGGGCTTGTCTATAAGCCTTATTCTGGCCCATGTCCTCCAGCCGGAAGCATATTGGCCCCATTTTATGCCAATTGTACTCCCCTGAGGCTCCCATCAACAGCTGGAGATTTCATGAATTCAGCATATGGTGTTCCTATACCTCATCAACCACAACATATGGGTGCTCCTGGCACTCCTACCATGCCTATGAACTACTTCCCGCCTTTCAGTGTACCAGTGATGAACCCAGTTGCACTAGCATCTGCAGTAGAACAAGGCAGGCATCCTTCTATGCCACAGCCTTATGGGAACTTCGAGCAACACTCTCGGATGTCATGTAACATGTCACATCCAAGTGGCATTTGGAGATTTCATGCCTCAAGAGATAGTGAGGCGCAAGCCAGCAGCGCTAGCAGTCCTTTTGACAGGCTCCAATGCGGTGGAAGTGGTCCTGTGTCCGCCTTCCCTACAGCATCAGCTCAGAACACACAGCCTCAGCCCTCATCTGGCAGCCGGGACAACCAGACCAATGTTATTAGGGTCATTCCGCATAATAATTCACAAACAGCTTCAGAGTCAGCGGCACGGATTTTCCGGTCAATACAGATGGAAAGGCAACAAGATGACTCGTAG